The nucleotide sequence GACGAGCCCCTGCTTCGTATTCGAAAGACCATTCACGAATGCGGTAGTCACCCTTGGAAACAACTTTGTTGGGACCCATATTTCGAAGTTTGAATTTCCCCTCGGAACTGTCCCCTTCAAAAACACAACTGTCATAAGTACCCACGGTGCGACAACGAGTCGGACGAATCCCAAACGGATTCACCGTGCGAGTCGGAGAACGCAACACCGGCGCATCCGAAGAAGCCCTCGGCGCAAAAGTGCTGACAACTTTCGCAGAATCATTCGGCACCGTATCGCGGGCTTGTTCTTTGACCACTTCACAGCCATCACAAGGCTTGGTCTCTTGAACTTTTTTATTGGCATCACGAATCTGCTGATTCAGCTCTTGAACAGCCTGTTTTTCTTCGGCCTTTTCAGCCGCCGCAGGAACACGCAAAGCCTCAGTCTTGCGTGTAGTCTCGACCGACTTGGACTTTTCAACTTCAGCAGATGCCAAAGCTTCGCCAGCAGCCTCAGAATTTTCAAAAAGCTTCATCCCGGGATTTGCTGGTTTGTAGTATACCCAAACCTTCTCTCCCTTATGCTTGCCGGAAAGCACTTCCACCTTCAGGCCATAATTACCTGAACCAAACTGTTTTGTTTCTTCAATTTTCCCCCGCGTCCCCGGAGGCATGACAAACTTGACGTTACGAGTGGATTTCAAAAAGTTAGCCGAGTAACGAGCATTAAAGTAGCCTTCGAGTTCAACAACCCCGCCACTGCTCACACCCAAAATAAGAGGAATCAGCAGGAAAACTCCCCACCGTTTCATAGCCAACTTCATAAAGAGTTTATCGGCCGTTCCAATTCAAGACTTAACAGGACGTTGAAAAAGGCCCTTCGTCTTCGTTGTCGAGCCTCATCTTCCACTCCAGCGTACATTAAGTACGCTTCCGCTACAGCTGAGACTCTCCGCCTCGCCGCTGAACCTTTTTGAACGTCCTGACCCCGACCAAAAGCAAGCGATGGCGAAGCCGAGCGATCCGGGCGGCCGCAAAGCGCAGCCATTCCCCGATCCCCGTCCCCAAAAATACCGGGAGCGAAGACCGTTCAAAAAGGTCCAGATGCAAGGCGGAGGGTTTTTCGCGAAACGGAGGCGTGCTTCAAGCACGTCGGAGAGCAGCGAAAGGCCCGACAACGAAGTCAGATGGGCCTTTTTCAACGGTCGCCTTTAAAGATTCTTGGCTTGGCAGGACGGGCAAACACCATACAACTCCAGGATGTGATGAGTCAGTTTGAATCCAAACTGATTCGCCACCTTCTCTTGAAGTCCTTCGATGGCTTTATTCTCGAACTCACAGATCTTACCGCACTTCACGCACGTCAAGTGATCGTGGTGACCTTTTGGAGTCAGCTCGTAACGAGCTGGCAAACCACCCATGCGGACTTCCGTCACAAAAGTGCCTTCAGTCAGGGTTCTTAGGAAACGATAGACAGTAGCGAAACCAATATCCGGATGTTCTTTGTTCAGTTTTTCATAAAGCTCTTGAGCGGTGACGTGACGACGGCCTTCATGCAGGGCTTTCAGGATCGCCATACGCTGGCTGGTGACCTTCAGATTCAAGGCGCGGATGATGCGCTTCAATTCGGCTTCGTCGAATTGATCGGCGTGTACGACGATGTCGTCATCATGCTGTCTTGGAAGAAATGGAACTGCGTCTTTACCCATGGTCACCTCAGGGCTTCTTTATAGGGGAAGCCCCTGGAGATGTCCACATTATTAAGAATCATTTTCAGTTGGTTTCCAGTAAGTTGACACTGGAGGACTAAAAACTACGTAGTTTCAAGCCCTTAGAGATATGAGAAACGGCATTGTGAGGGTGCAGGCTCTCAACATGGCTGAATTCAGCCACATAGTCCAAAACATCCGCCTTGGCATCCAAAGCTTCCTTCACACGGCGAGCGGCATCTTCACAGAACATCAGGTTCTGGCCGTTACGAAGTGCGAACTCCTGCTCGTCCTCGCGTTTCACTGCGCCTTGAACGGCGGTCTGCAAAGCCTCTTCAACGATGTCGATCAGATCGCCATAGTTGTAGTTCGCCCCGACTTCCGCTTTCACGCGGGCAAAACTGCGTTGCGCGTGCGGAGTCGCCACGATCCCTTGCGGAGTTCCCAACCAGGAATGAACCACATCGAAATCCAAAGGTTTGTCAGTCGAGAAATTCTGTTTGAAACCATCCTGAATCAGCTGACGGGACAAGGCCGCCGACGCGGGACAAGTGCTGGAATAAGTCACCACCACTTCAACGAAGTAACTGATCTGCCCTTCTTCGTTGAAAGCCGAAGTGATCACCGGATACGAGCGCCATGCCTGATTCGCACTTTTCAAAGCTTTGCGAATCAGAGGCGCTTCAAACTGAACCTGAACCAAAGCTTTGGTGGAAAGGTCTTCGTGCGTGCGCAGGAATTCCGTCGTTACATTGCCCAGAAGGCCCAAAGAAAGTTCAGACCTGGTCAGAAGCTCCTGGGACAAAAGATACAGGCGTGACATGTGGATGCCACGGGAGGGTTTTTTATCAAGGCTGACTTTCGCATCCACGCGCGCGGGAATGCGGTAAACCCCATCGGTCTGCTTCAGCATCACCGGCAGTTCGATAGCGCCCATGCCGACCCAGTCGATCGGGGCAAAACGTTCAGAATGGGTTTCTTTGGCTACGTCAGGAAGAGATTGTTTCGTCATAAATTTATATCCAATTCACTGCTGGTCTTATCGCAATTTCCTGTAAATGGCTCTCACTTTTACCACCCAGCGAAGCTTTTTCAGACAGGTACTGCCCAGGGGCCTTTGAAGCACCGCAAGGCAGAGCCCGAAAAGAGTGTCGCCCTCGATAAGAAGCGATATATTGAGCCCCTATGTCACAAAAGCAACTGATCCTCGCAAGCACGTCCAAATACCGCCAAGAGCTTCTTTCTCGATTGGCTTACAGCTATTCGGCCCAAGCGCCTTTGATTGACGAAGAAAAAGAAAAAGACCCGTCCCTGCCCCCCCAGGCCCTGGCTGAAAAACTGGCGGACCTGAAAGCCGCAAGCCTTAAAGCCGCCGGCAAAGTCGTCATTGGCGGAGACCAACTGGTGTCCTTCGAAGGCCGCATTATCGGCAAGGCCCACACGGCAGAAAACGCGGTGGAGCAGCTTATGTCCATGCAGGGAAAAACCCACGACCTGATCACGGCAATCTGCGTGTATGACGGCGACAAGAAAATCGCCTACACCGACATCACCCGCATGCACATGAAAAAAATGACCCGCGCCCAGATTGAACGCTATGTGCATCTGGACAATCCGATTGATTGCGCCGGCAGCTATAAAATTGAAAAACACGGCATCATGCTGTTTGATAAAATTGAAAGCCAGGATTTCACCGCGATTCAAGGTTTGCCCTTGATCGAACTTGGCAAAATATTAGAGAATGCAAACCTATGAACGATACACAGAAAAAACTATTTGAAGCCGCCTGCAAGGCACAGAAAAAAGCCCACGCCCCTTATTCCGACGCCTTGATTGGCGCAGCAGTACTGATGAGCGATGGTCAGATTTTCAATGGCTGTAATGTTGAAAACGCCTCTTACGGCGGCACCGTGTGTGCTGAACGCGTGGCCATCTTTAAAGCCGTCAGCGAAGGCGCACACAAGCTGATCAAGGAAGTGCTGGTTGTCAGCGATGCTGAAAAACCATGGCCACCGTGCGGATTCTGCCGTCAGGTGATCGCAGAATTTGCCAATGAACACACCATGATTCACACCGCGAACCTGCAAGGCAAAATCAAGACCTTCCAGTTCCCGGAAATCTTCCCCGAAGCCTTTACTCCAAAGCATTTGGATTAGACAATCAGGGAAAAGGGAAATCCAATGCCATTGCTGATGCTGGTTTTATTTCTTTTTTCCCCCTGGGCCGAGGCCAAGAAAATCATCTTCGCCTCAGATCCCTATCCGCCGTTCATCTATGAAGAAAATGGCGAAGCCAAAGGCCTGGCCCTTGAGGCCCTGGAAAAAGTTCTGGAAATTCCCCGCAAAGACATCGAAGTCCGCATCATCCCGTGGAAGCGCGCTTTAAAAGCCGCCGAACAAGGCAGCGTCGACGTTATCGGACCGATGCAGATTGATCCCAAAAAAGACTATCTGCTCTTCACCAAAAAAATCTTCCCTTCCGAAGAGGCCGTATGGACGCTGGCCTCCAGCCAGTATCTGAGCCAGCTGAACTGGAAAACCACCGAAGAGCTGCGCAATCACAACCTGGGTTTCGTGCTGGGCTATGAATACGCCGAGCCCTTCGGAAGTTACCTGAAGTCCCCGCTGGCCAAAAAAGTTGAAGTGCAGGACGTGATTCAGGGAATGCGCAAACTTTTATCCGGCGATATCAGTCTGTTTATCTGCAACACCCAGGTGCTGGAATTTTACGCCAAAAGCGAAGGCATTCCGCTGAAGACTTTCAAACGCATTGGTCCGCCGATCACAGAGGAATTCGGGGTCTTTGGGATTTCCCACAAATCAAAACTGGCGCGCGATCTTGAAAAGATCAACGCGCGCATTTCGAAACTGCCACCAACAAAGTCAGGCTTGAATTAACGGAAGCTTGAGAAATAGTTCCAGAACGCGCCGGACTTGGTCTGCAGCTGTTCTGTCATTTTGCGCAAAGCCTCAAGGTATGGTTTGAACTCGGGCTCTTTGGCCGCCGCCAGAATCTTTTCGGCTTTGGCAAAGTTGTCCAGGGCATAAGACCTGCGAAGCTCGATACCCAGCGCATTGGTTTCAGAAGTTTTCGGATCCACTGAGAACTGCACACGCACACCATAATGATCAGACAACGGTCGGCGTGGAGTCCCCTGCATATTCACCTGCCCGTCCACCACCTGAAGCGTCGTGCCGGACTGACCCACGTTAGAATAGAAGATATAATCAAAAACCTGATCGCTGAACAACCAGCCCAGCGGGTTTCTTGCGCAGTAAGTGCAATAGCCTTTTTTGGGGTATCCGCCCATGGCATCTTCCATGGCGTCTCGTGTAGCCAGAGTCGCCATCACAAAACCGCGCTCGACACTGTCGACATTGGCATTGAAATCCCCGGACAAAAGCATCTTCAGATCCTGATGATCCATGCGCCAGCGCAACAGATCCAGAACTTGAGTCAGGCGCACGGCTTCGGACGTCGGGTGCAAATGAGTATTAATAAAATAAAAATCCTCGTCGATGCCAAAGAATCCGGACTTAACGACGTGGAAGGCTTTACGCACATTGAGGGCTTCTCGAACAGTATCCAGTACTCCGCCTTCATTGTTAACCGCAAAGGCATGGGTTTCTGTGCCCTTCACATCGCCCATGAACAAAGACATCACACCGATGCGTTCGGTTTTATTGGGTGCACTGATGCTGTATTGTCTTTTCAGGTCATTTTCAATTTGATTGATTTGCGAATCATTCCAGACTTCCTGCAGGTGAACAACGTCACACTTGGGGATGCCTTGTAAGAGCGCGGTCATGCGCCCGGTGCGTTCTTCGATTCCCTTGGCGTAAACGGGACCATAAGCATTGAAGTTCTGCAGGCAGAATCTTGGCGGACGATTGTCGGGAACCCAATACTGCTCGGCAAACGCCTGAGCCGACATCAGAAGAGCACCACCCAATAGCCATGCTTTTAGTTTCATATGAAGTCCTCGCCGCCTTAAAATTTAGGGCATTCAGGAACTGATGTTTCAAGAGTCGTGCAAAGCCGAGGAAGCTTTATATTGAAGGCCGCACCGCCCGGGGTGTCCAAGAAATCGACACTGCACC is from Bdellovibrio bacteriovorus str. Tiberius and encodes:
- a CDS encoding Maf family protein; this encodes MSQKQLILASTSKYRQELLSRLAYSYSAQAPLIDEEKEKDPSLPPQALAEKLADLKAASLKAAGKVVIGGDQLVSFEGRIIGKAHTAENAVEQLMSMQGKTHDLITAICVYDGDKKIAYTDITRMHMKKMTRAQIERYVHLDNPIDCAGSYKIEKHGIMLFDKIESQDFTAIQGLPLIELGKILENANL
- a CDS encoding endonuclease/exonuclease/phosphatase family protein, which codes for MKLKAWLLGGALLMSAQAFAEQYWVPDNRPPRFCLQNFNAYGPVYAKGIEERTGRMTALLQGIPKCDVVHLQEVWNDSQINQIENDLKRQYSISAPNKTERIGVMSLFMGDVKGTETHAFAVNNEGGVLDTVREALNVRKAFHVVKSGFFGIDEDFYFINTHLHPTSEAVRLTQVLDLLRWRMDHQDLKMLLSGDFNANVDSVERGFVMATLATRDAMEDAMGGYPKKGYCTYCARNPLGWLFSDQVFDYIFYSNVGQSGTTLQVVDGQVNMQGTPRRPLSDHYGVRVQFSVDPKTSETNALGIELRRSYALDNFAKAEKILAAAKEPEFKPYLEALRKMTEQLQTKSGAFWNYFSSFR
- the folE2 gene encoding GTP cyclohydrolase FolE2; translated protein: MTKQSLPDVAKETHSERFAPIDWVGMGAIELPVMLKQTDGVYRIPARVDAKVSLDKKPSRGIHMSRLYLLSQELLTRSELSLGLLGNVTTEFLRTHEDLSTKALVQVQFEAPLIRKALKSANQAWRSYPVITSAFNEEGQISYFVEVVVTYSSTCPASAALSRQLIQDGFKQNFSTDKPLDFDVVHSWLGTPQGIVATPHAQRSFARVKAEVGANYNYGDLIDIVEEALQTAVQGAVKREDEQEFALRNGQNLMFCEDAARRVKEALDAKADVLDYVAEFSHVESLHPHNAVSHISKGLKLRSF
- a CDS encoding Fur family transcriptional regulator, whose product is MGKDAVPFLPRQHDDDIVVHADQFDEAELKRIIRALNLKVTSQRMAILKALHEGRRHVTAQELYEKLNKEHPDIGFATVYRFLRTLTEGTFVTEVRMGGLPARYELTPKGHHDHLTCVKCGKICEFENKAIEGLQEKVANQFGFKLTHHILELYGVCPSCQAKNL
- a CDS encoding cytidine deaminase; this translates as MNDTQKKLFEAACKAQKKAHAPYSDALIGAAVLMSDGQIFNGCNVENASYGGTVCAERVAIFKAVSEGAHKLIKEVLVVSDAEKPWPPCGFCRQVIAEFANEHTMIHTANLQGKIKTFQFPEIFPEAFTPKHLD
- a CDS encoding substrate-binding periplasmic protein, encoding MPLLMLVLFLFSPWAEAKKIIFASDPYPPFIYEENGEAKGLALEALEKVLEIPRKDIEVRIIPWKRALKAAEQGSVDVIGPMQIDPKKDYLLFTKKIFPSEEAVWTLASSQYLSQLNWKTTEELRNHNLGFVLGYEYAEPFGSYLKSPLAKKVEVQDVIQGMRKLLSGDISLFICNTQVLEFYAKSEGIPLKTFKRIGPPITEEFGVFGISHKSKLARDLEKINARISKLPPTKSGLN